A window of the Butyricimonas virosa genome harbors these coding sequences:
- a CDS encoding ATP-binding protein encodes MKHLQKAVAFGYTLIALLIGCIAYTWHHEWQEVEALEVGNRRINEFRKDVNRIHIRLIEFSLLGETILDWDETDLENYHAQRIALDSILCSFNVTHKIERVDSVRSLLEYKERQIFQIVRLMDEQQSINRKIASQEPVIVQKIVQEQPKKPKRKGFLGIFGKKEKTKPLTTTTTLRSPDRNMVSEQKAQSRRLSEQADSLAARNAELNRQLRGLICQIEKKVQSDLQSREAEITAMREKSFMQIGGLMGFVLLLLVISYIIIHHDAKSIKRYKRQTTDLIGQLEQSVQQNEVLITSRKKAVYTITHELRTPLTAITGYAELLQKECSNGNNVHFLQSIQQSSDRMRAMLNTLLDFFRLDNGKEQPKMQPCRISAITHILETEFMSVAMNKGLSLTMKNGNDAVVLTDKERIVQIGNNLLSNAIKFTEKGGVSLTSDYTNGVLTLTVEDTGTGMTEEEQHHVFDAFERLSNAAAKDGFGLGLAIVHNIVTMLHGKIRLNSEKGKGSRFMVEIPMQKADDVPEQVIQTYIHRKDRNLNVIAIDNDEVLLLMQKEMYAQEGIHCDTCTDAAELMEMLRRKEYNLLLTDLNMPGINGFELLELLRSSNVGNSQIIPVVVATASGSCDAEELLAKGFAGCLFKPFSISELMEVSDKCGIKETLDGKPDLSTLLSYGNEAVMLEKLITETEKEMRLMQDAATRNDLQELDALTHHLRSSWEVLRADQPLRELYGLLHGKAIPEESELSHAVTAVLNKGAEIIRLAKEERRKYENG; translated from the coding sequence GTGAAACATCTTCAGAAAGCGGTCGCTTTCGGCTATACACTTATTGCATTGTTAATCGGATGTATTGCCTACACTTGGCATCATGAATGGCAGGAAGTGGAAGCATTGGAGGTTGGCAATCGACGTATAAATGAATTCAGGAAGGATGTAAACCGTATTCATATCCGACTGATAGAGTTCTCTTTGTTGGGAGAAACTATATTGGATTGGGACGAAACAGATTTGGAGAATTACCATGCCCAACGTATTGCATTGGACAGTATATTATGCAGTTTCAATGTAACTCACAAAATTGAGCGTGTTGACAGCGTGCGCAGTCTTTTGGAGTATAAGGAACGGCAGATATTCCAGATTGTCCGGTTAATGGATGAGCAACAATCCATCAACAGGAAGATAGCCAGCCAAGAACCGGTGATTGTGCAGAAGATTGTGCAGGAACAGCCCAAGAAACCGAAGCGCAAAGGATTCTTGGGCATATTCGGTAAAAAAGAGAAAACGAAGCCATTGACAACAACGACTACGCTTCGTTCTCCCGATAGAAACATGGTCAGCGAACAGAAAGCACAAAGCCGTCGGTTGTCGGAACAAGCCGACAGTCTTGCGGCTCGTAATGCCGAACTTAACAGACAACTGCGAGGATTGATTTGCCAAATCGAAAAGAAGGTACAATCTGATTTACAAAGCAGGGAAGCCGAGATAACCGCCATGCGTGAAAAATCATTTATGCAGATAGGCGGCTTGATGGGATTTGTCCTTTTGCTGTTGGTCATTTCTTATATCATCATACACCATGATGCAAAGAGCATCAAACGATACAAACGCCAGACAACGGATTTGATAGGGCAATTGGAACAGTCCGTGCAACAAAATGAGGTACTCATAACCTCCCGAAAGAAAGCGGTATATACTATTACCCACGAGTTGCGTACACCGCTGACGGCAATAACAGGCTATGCCGAACTGTTGCAAAAAGAGTGCAGCAATGGGAACAATGTGCATTTCCTTCAAAGCATACAACAATCCTCCGACCGTATGCGGGCTATGCTCAACACTCTGCTGGACTTCTTCCGCTTGGATAACGGCAAGGAACAGCCCAAAATGCAACCTTGCAGAATTTCAGCAATCACGCACATCCTTGAAACGGAGTTCATGTCCGTTGCCATGAACAAGGGACTGTCCTTGACCATGAAGAACGGGAATGATGCTGTTGTATTGACCGACAAAGAGCGAATAGTTCAAATCGGTAACAACCTGCTGTCAAACGCCATCAAGTTCACAGAGAAAGGTGGTGTGTCACTGACTTCCGACTATACCAACGGAGTGTTGACACTGACCGTCGAGGACACCGGTACGGGCATGACCGAAGAGGAACAGCACCATGTGTTCGACGCATTTGAACGCCTCTCAAATGCCGCCGCAAAGGACGGTTTCGGACTTGGACTTGCCATCGTTCATAATATCGTGACGATGCTTCATGGAAAAATCAGACTGAACAGTGAAAAAGGGAAAGGAAGCCGTTTCATGGTGGAAATACCGATGCAAAAAGCTGATGATGTGCCGGAGCAAGTAATACAGACGTATATTCACAGAAAAGACAGAAACCTCAATGTCATCGCCATCGACAATGACGAGGTGTTGCTCCTGATGCAGAAAGAGATGTACGCCCAAGAGGGAATACACTGCGATACTTGCACCGATGCGGCGGAACTGATGGAGATGCTACGCCGGAAAGAATATAATCTGCTGCTGACAGATTTGAATATGCCCGGTATAAACGGTTTCGAGTTGCTGGAACTTCTGCGTTCGTCCAACGTGGGCAATTCACAGATAATCCCCGTGGTCGTGGCAACCGCTTCGGGCAGTTGCGATGCGGAGGAACTTTTGGCAAAAGGCTTTGCCGGATGCCTGTTCAAGCCGTTCTCCATATCGGAGCTGATGGAGGTCTCGGACAAGTGCGGCATAAAAGAAACTCTGGACGGAAAGCCGGACTTATCCACCTTGCTGTCATACGGCAATGAGGCCGTCATGCTGGAGAAACTGATAACGGAAACTGAAAAGGAAATGCGCTTGATGCAGGATGCGGCAACGCGAAACGACCTGCAAGAACTTGATGCCTTGACACACCACTTGCGTAGCTCGTGGGAGGTACTCCGTGCCGACCAACCGCTGAGGGAACTTTACGGATTGCTTCATGGAAAGGCTATACCGGAAGAAAGTGAGTTAAGCCATGCTGTTACCGCAGTATTGAATAAGGGCGCGGAAATAATCCGGCTGGCAAAAGAGGAAAGGAGAAAATACGAAAATGGATAA
- a CDS encoding TonB-dependent receptor domain-containing protein: MMQLRKIKVLTFFFLSFVCSQTTVYGQMISGKIIDAEQLPIDGATIILQAMDSTYIAASISNTDGIFVFNSQQEEYRLIIQHILYETKQMAGKGNDVGTIQLQPKDYALDEIIIKAERPFVKVKNGLLGYNLAVLTQNQLVNNAYEALTKIPGVQEERGILTLAGAGKLTIILNGKPTTMDAGQLETILRNTPVNRVEKVEVMYSAPPEYHVRGAAINVVLKRSNDYSFQGEISADYKNQYFNDGGMNGNFRLSTPKMAFDVMYGVNNVKKMEYIDLDSKHTLKEELHSITQNEQLRSKYWKHDLRAAFEYNFNDKNNINIAYTGSYTPDQYNNSRTSGNYQTGNVDKYIDNQMHNVTLQYHSGFGLEIGGDYTYYTSNNNQCLHTDYQNGNQSSFSMVGGQKIDRYSIYVDGKHSLSKGWNLGYGVSYRFAKDLDFQTYDKVTGDIQTQNTYSNLREQTASFYVSLSKNYATGTSLSVSATGEYYTIGNYHKWAVFPQASLTYFKTPEHLFQLSLSTDKTYPSYWDMQSSVSYLNGYTELWGTPNLKPMTNYNLNGSYIFMKKYIFSLFFTHTSDYFTQAAYQSTDRLALIYKNTNWNYMQLWGANIIVPFKAGNWLDSRFSLVGMQMHQRCDDFFDIPFNRRKWVFSGTLDNTFKVNKNLSFELIGNVQTPVIQGTFDIESIFNLTAGLKWNFANDKLSLSARCNDIFDTGMPATKVRFKGQHLDMNSGFYSRSFTLHFSYCFGGYKKKEIKGIDTSRFRY, encoded by the coding sequence ATGATGCAGTTACGCAAAATTAAAGTACTTACATTTTTCTTCCTATCGTTCGTTTGCTCCCAAACGACTGTTTATGGGCAAATGATTAGCGGTAAAATAATAGATGCCGAACAACTACCGATAGACGGAGCGACTATTATTCTGCAAGCGATGGATTCGACCTATATAGCCGCATCCATCTCTAATACTGACGGTATATTCGTTTTTAATAGCCAACAGGAAGAATACCGTTTGATAATACAACACATTTTATATGAAACCAAACAAATGGCAGGTAAGGGAAATGATGTCGGAACTATTCAACTTCAACCTAAAGACTATGCTTTGGATGAAATTATTATAAAGGCAGAACGTCCTTTTGTTAAAGTGAAGAATGGACTTTTAGGGTATAATCTTGCTGTCCTTACCCAAAATCAACTTGTAAACAATGCTTATGAAGCATTGACAAAGATACCGGGAGTACAAGAAGAGAGAGGAATACTGACTTTGGCAGGAGCCGGGAAACTGACGATTATTCTAAATGGCAAACCAACAACAATGGATGCCGGACAACTTGAAACGATTTTGCGCAATACTCCGGTTAATCGTGTGGAAAAAGTGGAAGTGATGTACAGTGCGCCTCCTGAATATCATGTACGGGGCGCGGCTATTAATGTTGTTTTAAAGCGTTCAAACGACTACTCTTTTCAGGGTGAGATAAGTGCTGACTATAAAAACCAATACTTCAATGACGGGGGAATGAACGGGAACTTTCGGTTGTCAACTCCTAAAATGGCTTTTGATGTAATGTATGGAGTAAATAACGTAAAAAAAATGGAGTACATAGACCTTGATTCCAAGCATACGCTAAAAGAAGAACTCCATTCTATCACACAAAATGAACAGTTGCGCAGCAAGTATTGGAAGCATGACCTTAGAGCCGCTTTTGAATATAATTTCAACGATAAAAACAATATCAATATTGCCTACACAGGTAGTTATACCCCTGACCAATATAATAACAGCCGGACATCAGGCAATTACCAAACCGGTAATGTTGATAAATATATTGACAATCAAATGCACAATGTCACATTGCAATATCATTCAGGATTCGGTCTTGAAATAGGAGGTGACTATACCTATTATACTTCCAATAATAATCAATGTTTACATACTGATTATCAAAATGGAAATCAGAGTAGTTTCTCTATGGTTGGCGGACAAAAGATAGACCGCTATTCTATTTATGTAGACGGGAAACACTCTTTATCCAAAGGATGGAATTTGGGTTATGGAGTTTCCTATCGATTTGCCAAAGATCTTGATTTCCAAACCTACGATAAAGTGACAGGTGACATTCAAACACAAAATACATATTCCAATCTGAGAGAACAAACTGCCAGTTTTTATGTGTCGTTGAGCAAAAACTATGCAACAGGTACATCTTTATCCGTTTCTGCTACAGGAGAGTATTATACGATTGGCAATTATCATAAATGGGCAGTCTTTCCACAAGCATCATTGACCTATTTTAAAACACCGGAACATCTGTTTCAATTGTCATTATCTACGGATAAAACCTATCCAAGTTATTGGGATATGCAGTCTTCCGTCAGTTATCTTAATGGATATACAGAATTGTGGGGTACACCGAATTTGAAGCCGATGACGAATTATAATCTGAATGGAAGTTATATCTTCATGAAGAAGTATATTTTCAGTCTGTTTTTCACGCATACATCGGATTATTTCACACAAGCCGCCTATCAATCTACCGACAGGCTGGCACTGATCTATAAAAATACAAACTGGAACTATATGCAGCTATGGGGAGCAAATATCATAGTACCCTTTAAAGCAGGAAACTGGCTGGATTCCCGATTCTCCTTAGTCGGAATGCAAATGCACCAACGCTGTGATGATTTTTTCGACATTCCTTTCAATCGGAGGAAATGGGTATTTAGCGGCACATTGGATAACACGTTTAAAGTAAACAAGAATTTATCTTTCGAGTTGATAGGGAATGTACAGACTCCTGTCATACAAGGGACATTTGATATAGAATCTATTTTTAATCTCACTGCCGGATTAAAATGGAATTTTGCAAATGACAAATTGAGTTTATCAGCCCGTTGCAATGACATATTTGATACAGGAATGCCTGCAACAAAAGTCCGCTTTAAGGGGCAACACTTGGATATGAACAGCGGATTTTATTCACGTTCATTTACTTTGCATTTCAGTTATTGTTTTGGCGGATATAAGAAAAAGGAGATAAAAGGAATAGATACATCAAGATTCAGATACTAA
- a CDS encoding Crp/Fnr family transcriptional regulator translates to MDKFNLYIDKIDLNFWRELCTKEGKLRSYKKGEYFLHRGETTKCVWGFIKHGYFKYSVIDSEGNIHITGFSFCDTPIGDYSSLVMNTPVAADIIAAKDSEVYVCNRNIVDELFEKEPKLHSAISDGFFIQAYDSFLNMYRLSAKEHYIHLLRCCPDILQNITLKELASYLQITPTYLSRIRKEITFGEK, encoded by the coding sequence ATGGATAAATTCAATCTCTATATAGATAAAATTGATTTGAACTTTTGGCGCGAACTATGCACCAAAGAGGGTAAGTTACGCTCATACAAAAAAGGTGAATATTTTCTTCATCGTGGAGAAACCACAAAATGTGTATGGGGATTCATTAAACACGGATATTTCAAGTATTCTGTGATAGACTCAGAGGGTAATATTCATATTACCGGATTTTCATTTTGTGATACTCCGATAGGTGATTATTCAAGTCTGGTGATGAATACTCCTGTTGCAGCAGATATTATAGCGGCAAAGGATTCTGAAGTTTATGTATGTAACCGAAACATTGTGGATGAACTATTCGAGAAAGAACCTAAGCTGCATAGTGCTATATCGGACGGATTTTTCATTCAGGCATACGATAGTTTTCTGAATATGTATCGTCTGTCTGCAAAGGAACATTATATCCATTTATTAAGGTGTTGCCCTGATATACTGCAAAACATCACACTTAAAGAATTGGCATCTTATCTGCAAATAACGCCAACATATCTTAGCCGTATTCGCAAGGAGATTACTTTTGGAGAGAAATAG
- the istB gene encoding IS21-like element helper ATPase IstB produces the protein MEMNQDTLEKMLGMNLKGMYYAFKTSLETHRTESMTTDQFVSWLVSSEWDDRRNRAVERAIRQASFRYKATIEEIDFSVERGLDKNLTLRLADLTFVRERKDLFITGSAGTGKSYLATAFGFQACQKGYKVLYANTSRLMGMLKVAKAKGTILQELKKIERLDMLILDDFGIQPFDSQGRMNLMDIIEDRHGKKSTIITSQVPVKDWYDVIGEKTIADAVLDRIVHQAIRIELFGESLRKCKSKK, from the coding sequence ATGGAAATGAATCAGGATACATTGGAAAAGATGTTAGGAATGAACCTTAAAGGTATGTATTATGCCTTTAAAACAAGTTTGGAAACACATCGGACAGAGAGTATGACTACCGACCAGTTCGTCTCATGGCTGGTTTCAAGTGAATGGGATGACCGCAGAAACCGTGCGGTAGAGAGGGCTATCCGTCAGGCCTCCTTCAGATACAAGGCCACCATTGAAGAAATAGACTTCTCGGTGGAAAGGGGGCTGGACAAGAACCTTACCCTGCGTTTGGCCGACCTGACTTTTGTCAGAGAGCGCAAAGACCTGTTTATTACCGGAAGCGCCGGAACAGGTAAAAGTTATCTGGCAACAGCTTTTGGCTTCCAGGCTTGCCAAAAAGGATATAAAGTGTTATATGCCAATACATCCAGACTTATGGGGATGCTTAAGGTTGCCAAGGCAAAAGGTACAATCCTGCAAGAACTCAAGAAAATCGAAAGGTTGGATATGCTTATACTGGATGATTTTGGTATACAACCTTTCGATTCCCAGGGGCGGATGAATCTGATGGATATCATAGAGGACAGGCATGGTAAAAAATCTACCATCATAACATCACAGGTACCGGTAAAAGACTGGTATGACGTTATTGGAGAAAAGACGATTGCCGATGCCGTTCTGGACAGAATTGTGCATCAGGCCATACGCATTGAACTCTTCGGGGAGTCGCTGCGGAAATGTAAAAGTAAAAAATAA
- the istA gene encoding IS21 family transposase, which produces MPNKQLGMEKIRQVLRCYSQGHGTKSISSMLSVSRNTVKKYLQVFQRSGLDYEQMLSLPDQELSKLFHEKSRVKTESERLGELKSLLPEYCKRLKKKGVTREALHREYLSSHPDGYGRTRFYILIQQYIACSRPIMHLEHKAGDKMFIDFAGDKLSIIDLDTGEIIPVEVFVAILPCSQLTYVEAVMSQKKEDLIRASENALLYYQGVPSAIIPDNLKSAVTKSSKYEAILNEDFAAFAEHYGCTVIPARAYKPRDKALVEGAVKLIYRSIYPKIQEREFYDLDSLNAAIRVALELHNNTPLTGRKYSRREQFEEIERDSLRKLNPIRFELRHRYRATVMKNGHVRLGEDAHYYSVPCRYIGKKVILSYTSRQVCIYYGYELIATHTRNRARCRYTTLEEHLASHHRYITEWNPDKFIHEAAAIHPDVEAYIRRVMEEKKHPEQAYKSCQGILSFARRVGNTRLTNACRWATSYGLYNYPIIERILNNRQDEFPLEDSAGQETEMPSHENIRGKEYYQ; this is translated from the coding sequence ATGCCCAATAAACAATTAGGAATGGAAAAGATTCGTCAAGTGTTACGCTGTTACTCCCAGGGTCATGGGACCAAAAGTATCAGCAGTATGTTAAGCGTCTCTCGCAACACGGTCAAGAAATACTTACAAGTATTTCAACGTAGCGGTTTGGATTATGAGCAGATGTTGTCCCTGCCGGACCAGGAACTCTCAAAGTTATTCCACGAAAAGAGCAGAGTAAAGACGGAAAGTGAACGGCTGGGAGAACTAAAGTCGTTGTTACCCGAGTATTGCAAGCGGCTTAAGAAGAAAGGTGTTACCCGCGAGGCATTGCATCGCGAGTACCTTTCTTCCCATCCGGATGGCTACGGACGCACCCGCTTCTATATTCTGATTCAGCAATATATAGCCTGCAGCCGTCCCATCATGCATCTTGAGCATAAAGCCGGTGATAAAATGTTCATAGACTTCGCCGGCGACAAACTTTCCATCATCGACCTTGATACGGGAGAAATCATTCCTGTGGAGGTTTTTGTCGCGATTCTTCCTTGCAGCCAGTTAACCTATGTGGAAGCTGTCATGAGCCAGAAAAAAGAGGACTTGATCCGTGCTTCGGAAAACGCCCTGTTATACTACCAGGGAGTTCCCTCCGCCATCATCCCGGATAATCTCAAGTCTGCCGTTACCAAGAGCAGTAAATACGAGGCTATCCTGAATGAAGACTTTGCCGCTTTTGCCGAACATTACGGCTGTACCGTAATCCCCGCCAGGGCTTACAAGCCACGTGACAAGGCGCTGGTGGAAGGTGCCGTTAAACTGATTTACCGCAGTATCTATCCCAAGATACAGGAACGCGAGTTTTATGACCTGGATTCACTGAACGCGGCTATCCGCGTGGCATTGGAACTCCATAACAACACTCCGCTCACAGGCCGCAAATACAGTCGGCGGGAACAGTTCGAGGAGATAGAACGTGATTCCCTGCGCAAACTAAATCCCATCCGCTTTGAACTCAGGCATCGTTACAGGGCTACCGTGATGAAAAACGGCCATGTCCGCCTGGGGGAAGATGCCCATTACTACAGCGTGCCTTGCCGCTATATAGGCAAGAAAGTCATCCTGTCATATACCTCACGCCAGGTATGCATCTATTACGGCTACGAGCTGATTGCCACCCATACCCGCAACAGGGCCCGTTGCCGGTACACGACCCTGGAAGAGCATCTGGCTTCACACCATCGCTATATCACGGAATGGAACCCGGACAAATTTATACATGAGGCGGCAGCTATCCATCCGGACGTGGAGGCATATATCCGTCGGGTGATGGAAGAGAAAAAACATCCGGAGCAAGCCTATAAATCGTGCCAGGGCATTCTTAGCTTCGCACGCAGGGTCGGCAACACCCGACTGACCAATGCCTGTCGTTGGGCTACAAGTTACGGTCTGTACAATTACCCCATCATTGAGCGCATCCTTAACAACCGGCAGGATGAGTTCCCGTTGGAAGACAGTGCCGGGCAAGAAACGGAGATGCCTTCCCATGAGAATATCAGAGGAAAAGAATATTATCAATAA
- a CDS encoding 16S rRNA (uracil(1498)-N(3))-methyltransferase, whose product MHLFYTPDITTNEYTLPEEESKHCIKVLRLEVGNEIFLIDGKGGFYRCEIIQAQPKRCEVRCVEKTEEYGKRAFHIHIAIAPTKNIERIEWFLEKCTEIGIDEITPLLCDHSERKVIKEDRLEKVIISAMKQSLKAYLPKLNPLTEFSRFVKNNPSTLQCIAYCDEGYKKSLQEIYQPGQDITILIGPEGDFSGNEITLALENNFIPVTLGESRLRTETAGIVACHSINFMNEIKHKSQMK is encoded by the coding sequence ATGCACCTGTTTTACACGCCGGACATCACGACAAACGAGTACACGCTCCCGGAAGAGGAATCCAAACATTGTATCAAAGTACTCCGCCTAGAGGTAGGAAACGAAATTTTCCTTATCGACGGGAAAGGCGGTTTCTACCGATGCGAGATTATCCAGGCACAACCGAAACGCTGTGAAGTTCGCTGTGTGGAAAAAACAGAGGAGTACGGGAAACGGGCTTTCCACATTCATATTGCCATTGCCCCGACAAAAAATATTGAACGAATCGAATGGTTTCTGGAAAAATGCACGGAGATCGGGATTGACGAAATTACTCCCCTACTCTGCGATCACTCGGAACGCAAGGTGATCAAGGAAGATAGACTGGAGAAAGTGATTATTTCCGCCATGAAACAATCCTTGAAAGCCTATTTACCGAAACTCAACCCCCTGACAGAATTTTCCCGTTTCGTAAAAAACAATCCATCCACGTTGCAATGTATCGCTTATTGTGACGAGGGGTATAAAAAATCACTTCAAGAAATCTATCAACCCGGCCAAGACATCACGATCCTCATCGGCCCGGAGGGAGACTTTTCGGGAAATGAAATCACACTGGCCCTAGAAAACAACTTCATACCCGTAACCCTTGGAGAAAGCCGCCTGCGAACGGAGACTGCCGGAATTGTTGCTTGCCATAGTATCAATTTTATGAATGAAATAAAACATAAATCCCAAATGAAGTAG
- a CDS encoding elongation factor G, translated as MKTYKPNEIKNIALVGSAGSGKTTLAEAMMYEGGVIPRRGSISAKNTSSDYRPVEQEYGSSVFPAVLYTEWKEHKLNFIDTPGADDFVGGVISALNVVDTGVMVINAVRGIEVGTEIISRHAKRLNKPLIFVINQVDHEKANFDHTVEQAKAAFGSKVVLVQYPVNPGIGFNRVIDVLKMEMYQWKPEGGKPDVLPIPKEEEEKANELHNALIEAAAENDEGLMELFFDKGSLTEDEMRAGIRKGLIARDMFPVFCVSAEKDMCVRRFMEFVINVAPSASSMPPSITEDGDEVPYDEKGPTSLYMFNTTVEPHLGEVIYFKVASGTIHEGDDLYNVTNDAKERISTLYAVAGKNRTKVTEMMAGDIGATVKLKNTNNGDTLNEKDVHYKFGKIQYPNPRFRTAVRAVNTSDEEKLAEILQRIHQEDPTFLVEYSKELKQMIISGQGEFHLNTMKWRIEHNDKLEIEFYPPRIPYRETITKYAYADYRHKKQSGGAGQFGEVHLVIEPYTEGMPAPTMYKINGVDSKISVKDTEVVELPWGGKLVFYNCIVGGVIDARFMPAILKGIMEKMEEGPLTGSYARDIRVSVYDGKMHPVDSNEISFKLAGRHAFSTAFKQASPKILEPIYDVEVLVPDEYMGDVMGDLQTRRAIIMGMEADSGFQKLMAKVPLKEMQRYSTALSSITGGRATFTMNFSGYEKVPAEVQEELLKAYQEQEEDE; from the coding sequence ATGAAAACCTATAAACCTAACGAAATTAAAAACATCGCGCTCGTGGGTAGTGCCGGGTCCGGCAAAACCACGTTAGCGGAAGCTATGATGTATGAGGGCGGGGTCATCCCGCGCAGAGGTAGCATTAGTGCAAAAAACACTTCATCCGACTACCGTCCGGTAGAACAGGAATACGGATCATCAGTATTCCCGGCTGTATTATATACAGAATGGAAAGAGCATAAGCTCAATTTCATTGACACGCCGGGAGCAGACGATTTCGTAGGAGGAGTTATCTCTGCGCTGAACGTTGTTGATACCGGAGTAATGGTTATTAACGCCGTCAGAGGTATTGAAGTCGGTACCGAAATCATCAGCCGCCATGCCAAAAGACTAAATAAACCGCTCATTTTCGTTATAAATCAGGTTGATCACGAGAAAGCAAACTTTGATCACACGGTGGAACAGGCCAAAGCAGCTTTCGGCTCGAAAGTTGTGCTAGTTCAATACCCGGTGAACCCGGGAATCGGCTTTAACCGCGTCATCGACGTCTTGAAAATGGAGATGTATCAATGGAAACCGGAAGGCGGTAAACCCGACGTACTCCCCATTCCCAAGGAAGAAGAAGAAAAAGCGAACGAATTACATAACGCACTGATCGAAGCGGCTGCCGAAAACGACGAGGGATTGATGGAATTATTCTTTGACAAGGGTAGTCTCACGGAAGATGAAATGCGTGCCGGAATCCGCAAAGGACTTATCGCACGAGATATGTTCCCCGTTTTCTGCGTGTCGGCAGAAAAAGATATGTGCGTACGCCGTTTTATGGAGTTCGTGATCAATGTGGCTCCCAGTGCCAGCTCCATGCCACCTTCCATCACGGAAGACGGGGACGAAGTTCCGTACGATGAGAAAGGCCCAACTTCTTTATATATGTTCAACACGACGGTTGAACCTCACTTGGGTGAAGTGATCTACTTTAAAGTAGCATCCGGGACTATCCACGAGGGGGACGACCTGTACAATGTCACCAATGATGCGAAAGAACGTATCTCAACACTATACGCAGTGGCCGGAAAGAACCGGACGAAAGTGACTGAAATGATGGCCGGAGACATCGGAGCTACCGTGAAATTGAAAAACACGAATAACGGCGATACATTGAACGAGAAAGACGTTCATTATAAGTTCGGCAAGATTCAATACCCGAATCCTCGTTTCAGAACAGCCGTCAGGGCCGTGAACACGAGCGACGAGGAAAAACTGGCGGAAATCCTGCAACGGATTCACCAGGAAGACCCGACATTCCTCGTGGAATATTCCAAGGAATTAAAACAAATGATCATCTCCGGACAGGGCGAGTTCCACTTGAACACCATGAAATGGCGTATCGAGCACAATGATAAACTGGAAATCGAATTCTACCCGCCACGTATTCCGTACCGTGAAACCATCACGAAATACGCTTACGCAGACTATCGCCACAAGAAGCAATCGGGTGGTGCCGGACAATTTGGTGAGGTTCATCTCGTGATTGAACCCTACACGGAAGGAATGCCCGCCCCAACCATGTACAAGATCAATGGCGTGGATAGTAAAATTTCTGTGAAAGACACCGAAGTTGTTGAACTTCCGTGGGGCGGTAAACTGGTATTCTACAACTGTATCGTGGGAGGTGTGATTGACGCACGTTTCATGCCCGCTATCCTGAAAGGGATCATGGAAAAGATGGAAGAAGGACCGCTTACCGGATCATACGCACGGGATATACGTGTCAGCGTGTACGACGGAAAAATGCACCCCGTGGATTCAAACGAAATTTCGTTCAAACTTGCCGGACGTCACGCTTTCAGCACAGCGTTCAAACAAGCATCCCCGAAGATTTTGGAGCCGATCTACGACGTGGAAGTTCTCGTTCCGGATGAATACATGGGTGATGTCATGGGCGATCTGCAAACTCGTAGAGCAATCATCATGGGAATGGAAGCTGATTCCGGATTCCAGAAATTGATGGCTAAAGTACCGTTGAAAGAGATGCAACGCTACTCCACGGCATTGAGTTCCATCACGGGAGGACGAGCGACTTTCACCATGAATTTCTCCGGATATGAAAAAGTACCAGCTGAAGTTCAAGAAGAATTGTTGAAAGCTTACCAAGAGCAAGAAGAAGACGAATAG